From one Cyprinus carpio isolate SPL01 chromosome B3, ASM1834038v1, whole genome shotgun sequence genomic stretch:
- the LOC109053813 gene encoding chromobox protein homolog 6-like isoform X2 produces the protein MEYLVKWKGWAIKYSTWEPEENILDERLVAAFEQKEREQEMYGPKKRGPKPKTLLLKSRAQVAETSSRVPEFKHTRPQQHSKLPPPSAAPSYTPTAPSNAKLQSGTAQPKLKKDIHRCHRMARRPLPRPDHTVGPSSPFSSRPTVSPFSETVRILNRKVKPREVKKGRVILNLKVVDKAGNGTAANSRRTHVPSSQQSHFGRQKIPSRNRVIGKNRRFGEVSYRGIQPTIRGSGFPVFGKLFDSQSLSNAENQTQSGESRNSTTNNLSSSQSSKVDVSKSQTLDELPASNSSSEVSDGEPPSPQQTQSQHSSLPPKASATKTQDPALHKLSAQPVASKNSSAPSALPSSPMFSSSSSASSSSEDNEHILDLSVPHEMDRRLRRRHPFSGRHPLKVPEVPVSEEPSEEEEDLDWHPDMTSKCANVVVTDITANLLTVTIKEFCHPPSATPPPCYPKNISAQHNTKQPKHQPNKT, from the exons ATGGAGTACCTAGTGAAATGGAAAGGATGGGCAATAAA GTACAGCACGTGGGAACCTGAGGAGAACATCCTAGATGAACGACTCGTTGCAGCATTTGAACAAAA AGAGCGGGAGCAGGAGATGTATGGACCTAAAAAGAGAGGCCCGAAACCTAAAACGTTACTTCTGAAG TCAAGAGCACAGGTTGCAGAGACTTCCTCAAGAGTCCCGGAGTTCAAGCACACTCGTCCTCAGCAGCATTCCAAGCTTCCTCCGCCCTCGGCTGCACCGTCCTACACCCCAACCGCCCCTTCCAACGCTAAACTGCAGTCGGGCACCGCTCAGCCCAAACTGAAGAAAGACATTCACCGCTGCCATCGCATGGCACGTCGGCCCTTGCCCCGCCCAGATCATACAGTCGGTCCCTCCAGTCCTTTTTCGTCCCGTCCAACAGTCAGTCCTTTCTCAGAAACGGTCCGCATTCTCAATCGTAAAGTCAAACCCAGGGAAGTAAAGAAAGGACGTGTCATTCTGAACCTCAAAGTGGTTGACAAGGCTGGGAACGGCACAGCTGCTAATAGTAGAAGGACACACGTACCCTCCTCCCAACAGTCGCATTTTGGGCGGCAGAAGATTCCGTCCCGGAACAGGGTGATTGGGAAAAACAGGCGGTTTGGAGAGGTGTCCTACAGAGGAATCCAGCCCACCATTAGAGGTTCTGGGTTTCCTGTTTTCGGGAAACTCTTCGATTCTCAGTCCCTGAGCAATGCCGAGAACCAGACTCAAAGTGGAGAGAGTCGTAATAGCACAACAAACAATCTCTCTTCCTCCCAAAGTTCAAAGGTGGACGTGTCCAAAAGTCAGACTCTTGATGAACTGCCTGCGTCAAACTCAAGCTCGGAAGTTTCAGATGGCGAGCCACCCTCTCCACAACAAACCCAATCCCAGCATTCCTCATTGCCGCCCAAGGCCTCCGCAACCAAGACCCAAGATCCTGCCCTTCACAAACTCAGCGCTCAACCTGTAGCATCCAAAAACAGCTCGGCTCCTTCTGCTCTTCCATCTTCTCCTATGTTTTCCTCATCGTCCTCTGCCTCGTCATCCTCAGAAGACAACGAACACATCCTGGACCTCTCCGTACCTCATGAAATGGACAGGCGATTGCGGCGACGCCATCCCTTCTCTGGCCGTCATCCGCTCAAAGTCCCAGAGGTGCCCGTGTCGGAGGAACcatcagaggaagaggaagatttGGACTGGCATCCTGACATGACCTCCAAATGTGCCAATGTGGTCGTGACGGACATCACAGCTAACCTCCTCACCGTAACGATCAAGGAGTTCTGTCATCCGCCGTCCGCTACCCCTCCTCCCTGCTACCCCAAAAATATATCAgctcaacacaacacaaaacagccAAAGCACCAGCCCAACAAAACATGA
- the LOC109053813 gene encoding chromobox protein homolog 6-like isoform X1 produces MELSAAGDRVFAAEAILKRRIRKGRMEYLVKWKGWAIKYSTWEPEENILDERLVAAFEQKEREQEMYGPKKRGPKPKTLLLKSRAQVAETSSRVPEFKHTRPQQHSKLPPPSAAPSYTPTAPSNAKLQSGTAQPKLKKDIHRCHRMARRPLPRPDHTVGPSSPFSSRPTVSPFSETVRILNRKVKPREVKKGRVILNLKVVDKAGNGTAANSRRTHVPSSQQSHFGRQKIPSRNRVIGKNRRFGEVSYRGIQPTIRGSGFPVFGKLFDSQSLSNAENQTQSGESRNSTTNNLSSSQSSKVDVSKSQTLDELPASNSSSEVSDGEPPSPQQTQSQHSSLPPKASATKTQDPALHKLSAQPVASKNSSAPSALPSSPMFSSSSSASSSSEDNEHILDLSVPHEMDRRLRRRHPFSGRHPLKVPEVPVSEEPSEEEEDLDWHPDMTSKCANVVVTDITANLLTVTIKEFCHPPSATPPPCYPKNISAQHNTKQPKHQPNKT; encoded by the exons ATGGAGCTGTCTGCGGCAGGGGACCGAGTGTTTGCCGCTGAGGCCATCCTGAAGCGCCGCATCCGTAAG GGACGGATGGAGTACCTAGTGAAATGGAAAGGATGGGCAATAAA GTACAGCACGTGGGAACCTGAGGAGAACATCCTAGATGAACGACTCGTTGCAGCATTTGAACAAAA AGAGCGGGAGCAGGAGATGTATGGACCTAAAAAGAGAGGCCCGAAACCTAAAACGTTACTTCTGAAG TCAAGAGCACAGGTTGCAGAGACTTCCTCAAGAGTCCCGGAGTTCAAGCACACTCGTCCTCAGCAGCATTCCAAGCTTCCTCCGCCCTCGGCTGCACCGTCCTACACCCCAACCGCCCCTTCCAACGCTAAACTGCAGTCGGGCACCGCTCAGCCCAAACTGAAGAAAGACATTCACCGCTGCCATCGCATGGCACGTCGGCCCTTGCCCCGCCCAGATCATACAGTCGGTCCCTCCAGTCCTTTTTCGTCCCGTCCAACAGTCAGTCCTTTCTCAGAAACGGTCCGCATTCTCAATCGTAAAGTCAAACCCAGGGAAGTAAAGAAAGGACGTGTCATTCTGAACCTCAAAGTGGTTGACAAGGCTGGGAACGGCACAGCTGCTAATAGTAGAAGGACACACGTACCCTCCTCCCAACAGTCGCATTTTGGGCGGCAGAAGATTCCGTCCCGGAACAGGGTGATTGGGAAAAACAGGCGGTTTGGAGAGGTGTCCTACAGAGGAATCCAGCCCACCATTAGAGGTTCTGGGTTTCCTGTTTTCGGGAAACTCTTCGATTCTCAGTCCCTGAGCAATGCCGAGAACCAGACTCAAAGTGGAGAGAGTCGTAATAGCACAACAAACAATCTCTCTTCCTCCCAAAGTTCAAAGGTGGACGTGTCCAAAAGTCAGACTCTTGATGAACTGCCTGCGTCAAACTCAAGCTCGGAAGTTTCAGATGGCGAGCCACCCTCTCCACAACAAACCCAATCCCAGCATTCCTCATTGCCGCCCAAGGCCTCCGCAACCAAGACCCAAGATCCTGCCCTTCACAAACTCAGCGCTCAACCTGTAGCATCCAAAAACAGCTCGGCTCCTTCTGCTCTTCCATCTTCTCCTATGTTTTCCTCATCGTCCTCTGCCTCGTCATCCTCAGAAGACAACGAACACATCCTGGACCTCTCCGTACCTCATGAAATGGACAGGCGATTGCGGCGACGCCATCCCTTCTCTGGCCGTCATCCGCTCAAAGTCCCAGAGGTGCCCGTGTCGGAGGAACcatcagaggaagaggaagatttGGACTGGCATCCTGACATGACCTCCAAATGTGCCAATGTGGTCGTGACGGACATCACAGCTAACCTCCTCACCGTAACGATCAAGGAGTTCTGTCATCCGCCGTCCGCTACCCCTCCTCCCTGCTACCCCAAAAATATATCAgctcaacacaacacaaaacagccAAAGCACCAGCCCAACAAAACATGA